The following coding sequences lie in one Timaviella obliquedivisa GSE-PSE-MK23-08B genomic window:
- a CDS encoding histidine kinase — protein MPSKSCHILVEGNLAIIYASRNGSPNRMLPILMPFLDKFWQERETSGEFADTPECLVAQIIVRFGFEICEDDYSNLRVGVNYYRPDAAYLYQVGADRKVKIWVPDNLYLQNPSLGLAGCREWVAN, from the coding sequence ATGCCCAGCAAGTCCTGCCACATCCTCGTTGAGGGCAATCTTGCCATTATTTACGCCAGTCGCAATGGCTCACCTAACCGAATGCTGCCGATCTTGATGCCCTTCCTGGACAAATTTTGGCAAGAGCGAGAAACCTCTGGCGAGTTTGCCGATACTCCGGAGTGCTTGGTGGCGCAAATTATTGTACGGTTTGGGTTTGAAATTTGTGAAGATGACTATTCCAACCTACGGGTGGGGGTCAACTACTATCGCCCTGATGCCGCCTATTTATACCAAGTTGGTGCAGACCGTAAAGTCAAAATTTGGGTGCCAGATAACCTCTATTTGCAAAACCCAAGCCTTGGCTTGGCAGGCTGTCGTGAATGGGTAGCCAACTAG
- the larB gene encoding nickel pincer cofactor biosynthesis protein LarB, producing the protein MTQPEAIRNLLDAVAQGSLSPDAALEKLRHFDFEPVSDFANIDHHRSLRTGFPEVIWGQDKTPDQIIQIMGALRLHNPVVMATRIGAEVATQLQKKIPELQYFATARIAAIAPPTLTARYPGTITLLSAGTADLPVAEEAAITAELCGFQVKRLWDVGVAGIHRLLQNRHLIYDADVLIVIAGMEGALPSVVAGLAGCPVIAVPTSIGYGASFNGLSALLTMLNSCAVGIGVVNIDNGFGAAMLAGQILRTAGKVGERMQKEA; encoded by the coding sequence GTGACCCAACCTGAAGCCATCCGTAACCTACTTGATGCTGTTGCCCAAGGCAGCCTCAGCCCCGATGCCGCTCTCGAAAAGCTCCGCCACTTTGACTTTGAGCCTGTTTCTGACTTCGCCAATATTGACCACCACCGATCGCTCCGCACAGGCTTCCCCGAAGTGATTTGGGGACAAGACAAAACCCCCGATCAAATTATCCAGATCATGGGCGCGCTGCGGCTTCATAACCCGGTCGTCATGGCAACCCGAATTGGGGCAGAAGTCGCCACGCAGCTTCAAAAAAAAATACCCGAGTTGCAATACTTTGCCACTGCCAGAATTGCCGCGATCGCTCCACCGACACTCACCGCCCGTTATCCTGGCACCATTACTCTGCTCTCGGCAGGCACCGCCGACCTACCCGTTGCCGAAGAAGCCGCCATTACAGCCGAACTCTGCGGCTTCCAGGTCAAGCGCCTCTGGGATGTAGGCGTAGCGGGCATTCACCGCCTCTTGCAAAATCGTCACCTGATCTATGATGCCGATGTGTTAATTGTCATCGCCGGAATGGAAGGGGCATTGCCTAGCGTCGTTGCCGGGCTAGCTGGCTGCCCTGTCATTGCCGTGCCTACCAGCATTGGCTATGGAGCTAGCTTTAATGGGCTTTCTGCTCTACTAACTATGCTAAATTCCTGTGCCGTAGGAATTGGGGTCGTCAACATTGACAACGGTTTTGGTGCAGCAATGTTAGCCGGACAAATCTTAAGAACAGCTGGCAAAGTAGGAGAAAGAATGCAGAAGGAGGCATAG
- a CDS encoding tyrosine--tRNA ligase produces MNLSQSFPWLHRGTHEIFPNQPTSTDPDENLEARLEKSNRPLRIKFGIDPTGSDIHLGHSIVIRKLRAFQDAGHTAILLIGDFTARIGDPTGKSEVRKQLTEAEVLQNAQTYIDQVRPILDFDTLGRLEIRYNSEWLFKLDLGKIQELLATMTVGQMLAKEGFSERYKKENPIYLHEFLYPLMQGYDSVALEADVELGGTDQKFNLAVGRDLQRHFGQRPQFGLLMPILIGTDGVQKMSKSLGNFVGLQEDALSMYSKLEKTADSQITQYFELLTNLPLAELPENPRDRQKLLALTVVTQYHGEAAALEAQKAAITLVQGNAKQADAVPEFSLEAIQFPAKLFYILSASGLCSGSSDARRQIQGGAVRLDGDRIEDLNLVFESAAELQGKVLQVGKNKFVRLVL; encoded by the coding sequence ATGAATCTATCTCAATCTTTTCCCTGGCTGCATCGGGGCACCCATGAAATCTTTCCCAATCAGCCCACCTCGACTGACCCCGACGAGAACTTGGAGGCAAGGCTAGAGAAAAGCAATCGCCCTCTCCGCATTAAGTTTGGCATTGACCCGACTGGCTCAGATATTCATTTGGGACACAGCATCGTCATTCGTAAACTACGGGCGTTTCAAGATGCCGGACATACTGCCATTTTGCTGATTGGTGACTTTACGGCTCGCATTGGCGACCCCACGGGCAAGTCGGAAGTGCGCAAACAGTTGACTGAGGCAGAAGTTCTTCAGAACGCCCAAACCTATATTGATCAGGTGCGCCCCATCCTAGACTTCGACACGCTCGGACGGCTGGAGATTCGCTATAACTCCGAGTGGCTGTTTAAGCTCGACTTGGGGAAGATCCAAGAGCTTTTAGCAACGATGACCGTAGGGCAAATGCTGGCAAAAGAAGGATTTTCCGAACGCTACAAGAAAGAGAATCCTATTTACCTCCATGAGTTCCTGTACCCGCTGATGCAGGGCTACGATTCAGTAGCGCTAGAGGCAGATGTGGAGTTGGGTGGAACTGATCAAAAGTTTAATTTGGCAGTAGGACGAGACTTGCAGCGCCATTTTGGTCAGCGTCCGCAGTTTGGCTTGTTGATGCCAATTTTAATTGGTACAGACGGGGTGCAGAAAATGTCTAAGTCTCTCGGAAATTTTGTAGGACTACAGGAAGATGCCCTCAGTATGTACTCTAAGCTGGAAAAGACGGCGGATAGCCAAATTACTCAGTATTTTGAGCTATTGACTAACCTGCCACTGGCTGAACTGCCAGAGAATCCGCGCGATCGCCAGAAACTCCTTGCCCTAACGGTAGTCACTCAATATCATGGCGAAGCAGCGGCGTTGGAAGCCCAAAAAGCTGCAATTACCCTGGTTCAAGGCAACGCCAAACAAGCCGATGCGGTGCCAGAGTTTTCCCTGGAAGCAATCCAGTTCCCCGCAAAGCTATTCTATATTCTGAGTGCCAGTGGCTTGTGCAGCGGTAGTTCGGACGCGCGCCGACAAATCCAGGGTGGCGCGGTGCGGCTGGATGGCGATCGCATTGAAGACCTTAACCTCGTCTTTGAAAGTGCGGCAGAGCTACAGGGAAAAGTTCTGCAAGTAGGCAAGAACAAATTTGTGCGACTGGTGCTTTAG
- a CDS encoding penicillin-binding protein 1A → MLASSIAAGGLVGLAISFRNLPDVRVLRNYIPSETSYVYDINGTLLTSMHDEANREVVDLNDITPNLKRATLAIEDSYFFSHQGVNPMGIARASLANYQTGRTVQGGSTVTMQLVKNLFLNPEQSIKRKVAEAVLSLRLEQVFTKDQILQMYLNQVYWGHNTYGAQTAARSYFNKSAADLTLGESAMMAGIIAAPETFSPFVDYQLARKRQAIVLNRMRELNWITAAEEKTARLQEIKLGQITSFRQSQSPYLTDAVVQELKNRFGKDAVIKGGMRIQTTVDLNFQRMAEESVRESFYRIQSGGVYADQMALAAVDPRTHFVKAMVGGVDYKQSQYNRATQAQRQPGSAFKPFVYYTAFASGRWAPDSTISDSPVSYPDGDAYYSPRNYDGGFSGPISIRTALALSRNVPAIRLGQDVGLNRVIEICRTLGIKSPMEPVISLPLGSVDLTPMEMAAAYATFASGGWQSPTTTIAQVTDSKGNLLLDNTPKPQLVLDPWASAALTETLESVITNGTGRGAQIGRPAAGKTGTTSSERDIWFTGYVPQLSVAIWVGNDNYAPIGQGATGGVFMAPAWRDFMVRALENTPVEDFAPSSNFTRP, encoded by the coding sequence ATGCTGGCAAGCTCGATCGCGGCAGGAGGCTTGGTGGGCTTGGCGATTAGCTTTCGCAATTTGCCCGATGTGCGGGTGCTGCGGAACTATATTCCTTCAGAAACTAGCTACGTTTATGACATCAACGGCACCCTGTTGACCAGTATGCATGATGAAGCCAACCGAGAAGTGGTTGACCTTAACGATATTACGCCGAATTTAAAACGAGCCACATTGGCGATCGAAGATAGCTATTTTTTCTCTCATCAGGGCGTTAACCCAATGGGGATTGCACGAGCCAGTCTTGCCAACTATCAAACAGGGAGAACAGTCCAAGGTGGCTCGACAGTCACCATGCAGTTAGTCAAAAATCTGTTCTTAAACCCAGAGCAATCAATCAAGCGAAAGGTTGCTGAAGCTGTTTTGTCCCTGCGGTTAGAGCAAGTGTTTACGAAGGATCAAATCCTGCAGATGTACCTCAATCAGGTGTATTGGGGACATAATACCTACGGTGCTCAGACTGCCGCCAGGAGCTACTTTAATAAGTCAGCAGCAGACCTGACCTTGGGGGAATCGGCAATGATGGCAGGCATTATTGCTGCCCCCGAAACCTTTAGCCCTTTTGTCGATTATCAGTTGGCAAGGAAACGGCAGGCGATCGTTTTAAACAGAATGCGAGAGCTAAATTGGATTACTGCTGCTGAGGAAAAAACCGCCCGTCTTCAAGAAATTAAGTTAGGACAAATTACCTCTTTCCGGCAAAGCCAGTCGCCCTACCTCACAGATGCCGTTGTCCAAGAACTGAAAAACCGCTTTGGCAAAGATGCCGTTATTAAAGGCGGAATGCGAATCCAGACGACTGTTGATCTCAACTTTCAGCGCATGGCAGAAGAGAGCGTGCGAGAAAGCTTTTATCGCATTCAGTCCGGTGGCGTTTATGCCGACCAAATGGCACTGGCTGCCGTTGATCCCCGCACTCATTTTGTGAAGGCAATGGTTGGCGGCGTTGACTATAAGCAAAGCCAATACAACCGGGCGACCCAAGCCCAACGGCAGCCCGGTTCGGCGTTCAAGCCCTTTGTTTATTACACGGCTTTTGCTAGTGGTCGGTGGGCACCCGACTCTACCATTTCTGACTCGCCCGTCAGCTATCCCGACGGCGACGCTTACTACAGTCCACGAAACTACGACGGTGGCTTTTCAGGGCCCATTTCAATTCGGACTGCCCTTGCCCTTTCTCGCAACGTTCCTGCCATACGTTTAGGGCAAGATGTCGGTCTTAATCGTGTCATTGAAATATGTCGAACGCTAGGCATTAAGAGTCCAATGGAGCCTGTAATCTCTCTGCCTCTTGGCTCGGTCGATCTAACCCCGATGGAGATGGCTGCGGCGTATGCTACTTTTGCTAGTGGCGGCTGGCAGTCACCAACTACCACGATCGCCCAAGTCACCGACAGTAAGGGCAACCTCCTTCTCGACAATACACCTAAGCCCCAACTTGTCCTTGACCCGTGGGCAAGCGCTGCCCTAACTGAGACACTGGAAAGCGTTATCACAAATGGCACGGGTAGAGGCGCACAAATTGGTCGTCCTGCTGCAGGTAAAACTGGAACCACATCATCAGAGCGAGATATTTGGTTTACAGGCTATGTACCGCAGCTTTCAGTGGCGATTTGGGTAGGAAATGATAACTATGCCCCCATTGGACAAGGGGCAACAGGCGGCGTATTTATGGCTCCCGCTTGGAGAGACTTTATGGTGAGAGCATTAGAAAATACGCCTGTCGAAGACTTTGCGCCTTCGTCGAACTTTACACGACCTTAA
- a CDS encoding DUF1825 family protein, with protein sequence MGFFDSDIVQQEAKKLFEDYQSLTQLGSDYGKFDREGKKMFIEQMEAMMDRYRIFMKRFELSEDFMAQMTVEQMKTQLNQFGITPQQMFDQMNYTLERMKAELERQT encoded by the coding sequence ATGGGATTCTTTGATTCTGATATTGTTCAACAAGAAGCCAAAAAATTGTTCGAGGATTATCAATCCCTTACCCAACTCGGTTCTGACTATGGCAAGTTCGATCGCGAAGGGAAAAAGATGTTCATCGAACAAATGGAAGCGATGATGGATCGTTACCGTATTTTCATGAAACGCTTCGAGCTATCTGAAGATTTCATGGCACAGATGACCGTCGAGCAAATGAAAACACAGCTTAATCAATTCGGCATCACGCCCCAGCAAATGTTCGACCAGATGAACTATACGCTAGAGCGAATGAAAGCCGAGCTAGAACGCCAAACCTAG